In Oryza brachyantha chloroplast, complete genome, one DNA window encodes the following:
- the petB gene encoding cytochrome b6 produces MSKVYDWFEERLEIQAIADDITSKYVPPHVNIFYCLGGITLTCFLVQVATGFAMTFYYRPTVTEAFSSVQYIMTEANFGWLIRSVHRWSASMMVLMMILHVFRVYLTGGFKKPRELTWVTGVVLAVLTASFGVTGYSLPWDQIGYWAVKIVTGVPDAIPVIGSPLVELLRGSASVGQSTLTRFYSLHTFVLPLLTAVFMLMHFLMIRKQGISGPL; encoded by the exons ATGAGT AAAGTATATGATTGGTTTGAGGAACGTCTTGAGATTCAGGCAATTGCAGATGATATAACTAGTAAATATGTTCCTCCTCATGTCAACATATTTTATTGTTTAGGGGGAATTACACTTACTTGTTTTCTAGTACAAGTTGCTACCGGTTTTGCTATGACTTTTTACTATCGCCCAACCGTTACAGAGGCTTTTTCCTCGGTTCAATACATAATGACCGAGGCCAACTTTGGTTGGTTAATCCGATCAGTTCATCGATGGTCAGCAAGTATGATGGTTCTAATGATGATCCTGCACGTATTTCGTGTGTATCTCACAGGTGGATTTAAAAAACCCCGCGAATTAACTTGGGTCACAGGTGTGGTTTTAGCTGTATTGACCGCATCGTTTGGTGTAACTGGTTATTCTTTACCTTGGGATCAAATTGGTTATTGGGCAGTCAAAATTGTGACAGGTGTACCTGACGCGATTCCGGTAATAGGATCGCCTTTAGTGGAGTTATTACGTGGAAGTGCTAGTGTAGGTCAATCCACTTTGACTCGTTTTTATAGTTTACATACCTTTGTACTTCCTCTGCTTACTGCCGTATTTATGTTAATGCACTTTCTAATGATACGTAAGCAAGGTATTTCGGGCCCTTTATAG
- the petD gene encoding cytochrome b6/f complex subunit IV codes for MGVSKKPDLNDPVLRAKLAKGMGHNYYGEPAWPNDLLYIFPVVILGTIACNVGLAVLEPSMIGEPADPFATPLEILPEWYFFPVFQILRTVPNKLLGVLLMVSVPTGLLTVPFLENVNKFQNPFRRPVATTIFLIGTAVALWLGIGATLPIEKSLTLGLF; via the exons ATGGGAGTGT CAAAGAAACCTGACTTAAACGATCCTGTATTAAGAGCAAAATTAGCTAAAGGGATGGGACATAATTATTACGGGGAACCCGCGTGGCCCAACGATCTTTTATATATTTTTCCAGTAGTAATTCTAGGTACTATTGCATGTAATGTAGGTTTAGCGGTTCTCGAGCCGTCAATGATTGGTGAACCGGCAGATCCGTTTGCAACTCCTCTGGAAATATTACCCGAGTGGTACTTCTTTCCCGTGTTTCAAATACTCCGTACAGTACCTAATAAGTTATTGGGCGTTCTCTTAATGGTTTCTGTGCCGACGGGCTTATTGACAGTACCCTTTCTAGAGAATGTCAATAAATTCCAAAATCCATTTCGTCGCCCAGTAGCTACAACCATTTTTTTAATCGGTACTGCAGTAGCTCTTTGGTTAGGTATTGGAGCAACATTACCCATTGAAAAATCCTTAACTTTAGGTCTTTTTTAG
- the rpoA gene encoding RNA polymerase alpha subunit: MVREEVAGSTQTLQWKCVESRVDSKRLYYGRFILSPLRKGQADTVGIALRRALLGETEGTCITHAKFGSVPHEYSTIAGIEESVQEILLNLKEIVLRSNLYGVRDASICVKGPRYITAQDIILPPSVEIVDKAQPIANLTEPVDFRIELRIKRDRGYHTEVRKNAQDGSYPIDAVSMPVRNVNYSIFSCGNGNAKYEILFLEIWTNGSLTPKEALYEASRNLIDLFLPFLHTEEEGTRFQENKKRFTSPPLSFQKRLTNLKKNKKRIPLNCIFIDQLELPSRTYNCLKRANIHTLLDLLSKTEEDLMRIDSFRMQDGKQIWDTLEKYLPMDLPKNKF; the protein is encoded by the coding sequence ATGGTTCGAGAGGAGGTAGCAGGGTCCACTCAAACACTACAGTGGAAGTGTGTTGAATCAAGAGTAGATAGTAAGCGTCTTTATTATGGTCGTTTCATTCTGTCCCCGCTTAGAAAAGGTCAAGCAGATACCGTTGGTATTGCCTTGCGAAGAGCTTTACTTGGAGAAACAGAAGGAACATGTATCACACATGCAAAATTTGGGAGCGTGCCACACGAATATTCTACAATAGCAGGTATTGAAGAATCGGTACAAGAAATTTTACTAAATTTGAAAGAAATTGTATTGAGAAGTAATCTCTATGGAGTTAGAGACGCATCAATTTGCGTCAAAGGTCCTAGATACATAACTGCTCAAGATATTATCTTACCACCTTCCGTAGAAATCGTTGATAAGGCACAACCTATAGCTAACTTGACAGAACCCGTGGATTTCCGTATTGAGTTACGGATCAAGAGAGATCGCGGATATCACACGGAAGTCAGAAAGAACGCTCAAGATGGAAGTTATCCTATAGATGCTGTATCCATGCCTGTTCGAAATGTGAATTATAGTATTTTTTCTTGTGGGAATGGAAATGCAAAATATGAGATACTTTTTCTAGAAATATGGACCAATGGAAGTTTAACCCCTAAGGAAGCGCTTTATGAGGCTTCTCGTAATTTGATTGATTTATTTCTTCCTTTTCTTCACACGGAGGAAGAGGGTACTCGTTTCCAAGAAAATAAAAAAAGGTTTACTTCACCCCCTTTAAGCTTTCAAAAAAGATTAACTAATCTAAAGAAAAACAAAAAAAGAATTCCATTGAATTGTATTTTTATTGATCAATTAGAACTGCCTTCTAGAACGTATAATTGTCTCAAAAGGGCCAATATCCACACACTATTGGACCTTTTGAGTAAGACGGAAGAGGATCTTATGAGAATTGACAGTTTTCGTATGCAAGATGGAAAACAGATATGGGACACTCTAGAGAAGTATCTCCCAATGGATTTACCTAAGAATAAGTTCTAG
- the rps11 gene encoding ribosomal protein S11 yields the protein MTKAIPKIGSRRRVRTGLRRNARFSLRKSARRITKGVIHVQASFNNTIITVTDPQGRVVFWSSAGTCGFKSSRKASPYAGQRTAVDAIRTVGLQRAEVMVKGAGSGRDAALRAIAKSGVRLSCIRDVTPMPHNGCRPPKKRRL from the coding sequence ATGACAAAAGCTATACCAAAAATTGGTTCACGTAGGAGAGTACGTACTGGTTTGCGTAGGAATGCGCGTTTTAGTTTACGGAAGAGTGCACGTAGAATAACAAAAGGAGTTATTCATGTTCAAGCTAGTTTTAACAATACTATTATAACTGTTACAGACCCGCAAGGTCGGGTGGTTTTCTGGTCCTCCGCGGGTACTTGTGGATTCAAAAGCTCAAGAAAAGCATCACCCTATGCTGGTCAAAGAACAGCTGTAGATGCTATTCGTACAGTGGGTTTGCAACGAGCAGAAGTTATGGTAAAGGGTGCTGGTAGTGGAAGAGATGCCGCATTACGAGCCATTGCTAAAAGTGGTGTACGATTAAGTTGTATACGCGATGTAACACCTATGCCGCATAATGGGTGTCGACCTCCTAAAAAAAGACGTCTGTAA
- the rpl36 gene encoding ribosomal protein L36, translating into MKIRASVRKICTKCRLIRRRGRIRVICSNPKHKQRQG; encoded by the coding sequence ATGAAAATAAGAGCTTCTGTTCGTAAAATTTGTACAAAATGTCGACTGATTCGTAGGCGTGGACGAATTAGAGTCATTTGTTCCAATCCGAAGCATAAACAAAGACAGGGGTAA
- the infA gene encoding translational initiation factor 1, producing MTEKKNRREKKNPREAKITFEGLVTEALPNGMFRVRLENDTIILGYISGKIRSSSIRILMGDRVKIEVSRYDSSKGRIIYRLPHKDSKRTEDSKDTEDLKDTKDSKD from the coding sequence ATGACGGAAAAGAAAAATAGGAGAGAAAAAAAAAACCCGCGAGAAGCAAAAATTACTTTCGAGGGTTTAGTTACGGAAGCCCTACCCAACGGAATGTTCCGCGTTCGCCTAGAGAATGACACCATCATCCTGGGCTATATTTCAGGAAAAATCCGATCTAGTTCTATACGAATACTGATGGGGGATAGGGTCAAAATTGAAGTAAGTCGTTATGATTCAAGCAAGGGGCGTATAATTTATCGACTTCCCCATAAGGATTCGAAGCGTACCGAAGACTCGAAGGATACCGAAGATTTGAAGGATACCAAAGATTCAAAGGATTAG
- the rps8 gene encoding ribosomal protein S8: protein MGKDTIADLLTSIRNADMNKKGTVRVVSTNITENIVKILLREGFIESVRKHQESNRYFLVSTLRHQKRKTRKGIYRTRTFLKRISRPGLRIYANYQGIPKVLGGMGIAILSTSRGIMTDREARLNRIGGEVLCYIW, encoded by the coding sequence ATGGGCAAGGACACTATTGCTGATTTACTAACCTCTATAAGAAACGCGGACATGAATAAAAAAGGAACTGTTCGGGTAGTATCTACAAATATTACCGAAAACATTGTTAAAATACTTCTACGAGAGGGTTTTATTGAAAGTGTTCGGAAACATCAGGAAAGTAACAGATATTTCTTGGTTTCAACTTTGCGACATCAAAAGAGAAAGACTAGAAAGGGAATATATAGAACTAGAACCTTTTTAAAGCGTATCAGCCGACCTGGCTTACGAATTTATGCCAACTATCAAGGAATTCCTAAGGTTTTGGGCGGAATGGGAATTGCTATTCTTTCCACTTCTCGAGGTATAATGACAGATCGAGAAGCTCGACTAAACAGAATTGGGGGAGAAGTCTTATGTTATATATGGTAA
- the rpl14 gene encoding ribosomal protein L14 has product MIQPQTLLNVADNSGARKLMCIRVIGAASNQRYARIGDVIVAVIKDAVPQMPLERSEVIRAVIVRTCKEFKCKDGIIIRYDDNAAVIIDQKGNPKGTRVFGAIAEELRELNFTKIVSLAPEVL; this is encoded by the coding sequence ATGATTCAACCTCAGACCCTTTTAAATGTAGCAGATAACAGCGGAGCTCGAAAATTGATGTGTATTCGAGTCATAGGAGCTGCTAGTAATCAGCGATATGCTCGTATTGGTGATGTTATTGTTGCTGTAATCAAAGACGCAGTGCCCCAAATGCCTCTAGAAAGATCCGAAGTAATTCGAGCTGTAATTGTACGTACATGTAAAGAGTTCAAATGCAAAGACGGTATAATAATACGCTATGACGACAATGCAGCAGTTATCATTGATCAAAAAGGAAATCCAAAGGGAACTCGCGTTTTTGGCGCGATCGCCGAGGAATTGAGAGAATTAAATTTTACTAAAATAGTTTCATTAGCTCCTGAAGTATTATAA
- the rpl16 gene encoding ribosomal protein L16 yields MLSPKRTRFRKQHRGRMKGKSYRGNRICFGRYALQALEPTWITARQIEAGRRAMTRYARRGGKIWVRIFPDKPVTIRPTETRMGSGKGSPEYWVAVVKPGRILYEMGGVSETVARAAISIAASKMPIRSQFLRLEI; encoded by the exons ATGCTTAGT CCCAAAAGAACCAGATTTCGTAAACAACATAGAGGAAGAATGAAGGGAAAATCCTACCGAGGCAATCGTATTTGTTTTGGTAGATATGCTCTTCAAGCACTTGAACCCACTTGGATTACGGCGAGGCAGATAGAAGCGGGACGAAGAGCAATGACACGATATGCACGTCGTGGTGGAAAAATCTGGGTACGTATATTTCCCGACAAACCGGTTACAATAAGACCCACGGAAACACGTATGGGTTCGGGAAAGGGATCCCCCGAATATTGGGTAGCCGTTGTTAAACCAGGTCGAATACTTTATGAAATGGGCGGAGTATCCGAAACAGTAGCTAGAGCAGCTATTTCCATAGCTGCCAGTAAAATGCCCATACGAAGTCAATTTCTTCGATTAGAAATATAA
- the rps3 gene encoding ribosomal protein S3, with protein MGQKINPLGFRLGTTQNHHSFWFAQPKNYSEGLQEDKKIRNCIKNYIQKNRKKGSNRKIESDSSFEVITHNKKMDSGSSSEVITHIEIQKEIDTIHVIIHIGFPNLLKKKGAIEELEKDLQKEVNSVNQRVNIGIEKVKEPYRQPNILAEYIAFQLKNRVSFRKAMKKAIELTKKTDIKGVKVKIAGRLAGKEIARAECIKKGRLPLQTIRAKIDYCCYPIRTIYGVLGVKIWIFVDEE; from the coding sequence ATGGGACAAAAAATAAATCCACTTGGTTTCAGACTTGGTACAACCCAAAATCACCATTCCTTTTGGTTCGCACAACCAAAAAATTATTCAGAAGGTCTACAGGAAGATAAAAAAATACGGAATTGTATCAAGAACTATATACAAAAGAATAGGAAAAAAGGCTCGAATAGAAAAATAGAATCAGACTCAAGTTTCGAAGTAATTACACATAATAAAAAAATGGACTCAGGATCAAGTTCCGAAGTAATTACACATATAGAAATTCAAAAAGAAATCGATACAATCCACGTCATAATCCATATTGGATTCCCCAATTTATTAAAGAAAAAAGGAGCAATTGAAGAATTAGAGAAAGATCTACAAAAAGAAGTTAATTCTGTAAACCAGAGAGTTAATATTGGGATCGAAAAAGTGAAAGAACCTTATAGGCAACCTAACATTCTTGCAGAATATATAGCTTTCCAATTAAAAAATAGAGTTTCATTCCGAAAGGCAATGAAAAAAGCCATTGAATTAACTAAAAAAACAGATATAAAGGGAGTAAAAGTAAAAATAGCAGGCCGTCTCGCGGGAAAAGAAATTGCGCGTGCCGAATGCATCAAAAAGGGTAGACTTCCCCTCCAAACAATTCGCGCTAAAATTGATTATTGCTGCTATCCAATTCGAACTATCTATGGAGTATTAGGAGTCAAAATTTGGATATTCGTAGACGAAGAATAA
- the rpl22 gene encoding ribosomal protein L22, with translation MTSFKLVKYTPRIKKKKSGLRKLARKVPTDRLLKFERVFKAQKRIHMSVFKVQRVLDEIRWRYYEETVMILNLMPYRASYPILKLVYSAAANATHYRDFDKANLFITKAEVSRSTIMNKFRPRARGRSSPIKKTMCHITIVLNIVKKSK, from the coding sequence ATGACAAGTTTCAAACTGGTAAAGTATACCCCTAGGATAAAGAAGAAGAAGAGTGGGCTAAGGAAACTCGCAAGAAAAGTACCAACCGATCGTTTACTTAAGTTTGAACGGGTTTTCAAAGCACAAAAACGTATCCATATGTCTGTTTTCAAAGTACAAAGAGTTCTTGATGAGATTCGTTGGCGTTACTACGAAGAAACTGTTATGATATTGAACCTCATGCCTTATCGAGCATCTTATCCCATCCTAAAGTTGGTTTATTCGGCAGCAGCAAATGCTACTCATTATAGGGATTTCGACAAAGCAAATTTATTCATCACTAAAGCCGAAGTCAGTAGGAGTACTATTATGAATAAATTCAGACCTCGGGCTCGAGGACGTAGTTCCCCCATAAAAAAAACCATGTGTCATATAACAATTGTACTAAATATAGTAAAGAAATCTAAATAA
- the rps19 gene encoding ribosomal protein S19 has protein sequence MTRKKTNPFVAHHLLAKIEKVNMKEEKETIVTWSRASSILPAMVGHTIAIHNGKEHIPIYITNPMVGRKLGEFVPTRHFTSYESARKDTKSRR, from the coding sequence GTGACACGAAAAAAAACGAATCCTTTTGTAGCTCATCATTTATTGGCAAAAATAGAAAAGGTCAATATGAAGGAGGAGAAAGAAACAATAGTAACGTGGTCCCGGGCATCTAGCATTCTACCCGCAATGGTTGGCCATACAATCGCGATTCATAATGGAAAGGAACATATACCTATTTACATAACAAATCCTATGGTAGGTCGCAAATTGGGGGAATTTGTGCCTACTCGGCATTTCACGAGTTATGAAAGTGCAAGAAAAGATACTAAATCTCGTCGTTAA
- the rpl2 gene encoding ribosomal protein L2 encodes MAKHLYKTPIPSTRKGTIDRQVKSNPRNNLIHGRHRCGKGRNSRGIITARHRGGGHKRLYRKIDFRRNQKDISGRIVTIEYDPNRNAYICLIHYGDGEKGYILHPRGAIIGDTIVSGTKVPISMGNALPLTDMPLGTAIHNIEITRGRGGQLARAAGAVAKLIAKEGKSATLRLPSGEVRLVSQNCLATVGQVGNVGVNQKSLGRAGSKCWLGKRPVVRGVVMNPVDHPHGGGEGKAPIGRKKPTTPWGYPALGRRTRKRKKYSDSFILRRRK; translated from the exons ACGGCGAAACATTTATACAAAACACCTATCCCGAGCACACGCAAGGGAACCATAGATAGGCAAGTGAAATCCAATCCACGAAATAATTTGATCCATGGACGGCACCGTTGTGGTAAAGGTCGTAATTCCAGAGGAATCATTACCGCAAGGCATAGAGGGGGAGGTCATAAGCGCCTATACCGTAAAATCGATTTTCGACGGAATCAAAAAGACATATCTGGTAGAATCGTAACCATAGAATACGACCCTAATCGAAATGCGTACATTTGTCTCATACACTATGGGGATGGTGAGAAGGGATATATTTTACATCCCAGAGGGGCTATAATTGGAGATACTATTGTTTCTGGTACAAAAGTTCCTATATCAATGGGAAATGCCCTACCTTTGA CCGATATGCCCTTAGGCACGGCCATACATAACATAGAAATCACACGTGGAAGGGGTGGGCAATTAGCTAGAGCAGCAGGTGCTGTAGCGAAACTGATTGCAAAAGAAGGTAAATCGGCCACTTTAAGATTACCATCTGGGGAGGTCCGTTTGGTATCCCAAAACTGCTTAGCAACAGTCGGACAAGTGGGTAATGTTGGGGTGAACCAAAAAAGTTTGGGTAGAGCCGGATCTAAGTGTTGGCTAGGTAAACGCCCCGTAGTAAGAGGGGTAGTTATGAACCCTGTGGACCACCCCCATGGGGGCGGTGAAGGGAAAGCCCCCATTGGTAGAAAAAAACCCACAACCCCTTGGGGTTATCCTGCGCTTGGAAGAAGAACTAGGAAAAGGAAAAAATATAGTGATAGTTTTATTCTTCGTCGCCGTAAGTAA
- the rpl23 gene encoding ribosomal protein L23 gives MDGIKYAVFTEKSLRLLGKNQYTFNVESGFTKTEIKHWVELFFGVKVVAVNSHRLPGKGRRMGPILGHTMHYRRMIITLQPGYSIPLLDREKN, from the coding sequence ATGGATGGAATCAAATACGCAGTATTTACAGAAAAAAGTCTTCGTTTATTGGGAAAGAATCAATATACTTTTAATGTCGAATCGGGATTCACTAAGACAGAAATAAAGCATTGGGTCGAACTCTTCTTTGGTGTTAAGGTAGTAGCTGTGAATAGCCATCGACTACCCGGAAAGGGTAGAAGAATGGGCCCTATTCTGGGACATACAATGCATTACAGACGTATGATCATTACCCTTCAACCGGGTTATTCTATTCCACTTCTAGATAGAGAAAAAAACTAA